The genomic interval ATCAACGAGTGGTTGTAACCAACACATGCGACCAACACATGCGATCAACACATGTGACTGAGCGAGGAGTTGGACAGAGTCACACCGATCCGAGCAGGCCGCCGAGGATGCCCTGCTCGGCGAGGTAGAAGGCGAGGCCGCCCACGGGTGCGAGCACGGCGCACAGCCAGTAACGGTGCACCCCTGCGCGCGCCAGGTAGACGGTCAGGAGAGCGGTGAGCAGCGCGCCGGCGGCCAGGAAGACGACCGCCTCTCCCCAGTAGTGGAGCGCCAGAGCCAGCCAGAGCGCCTCCCCCAGCACCACCGTCGCGATGACCGCCCCGGCCACTGCCCGCACGTCCCCCCGCCCGCGCCGTAGCGTCCACCCGGCCCACCCCAGCAGCGGACCTCCGGCCAGCCCCGCCACCGACCACACGGCGGCGGTTCCGAGCCCCCCGGCCCCGAACGTCTCCCCGAGCGTGGACGCCGCGTAGTAGCCGCCACAGGTGGCGAGCATCATGACTGCCCCACCCCAGACGGCGAGCCGCCGGGCACGGATCAGCGCACCGGCCGCGGCAGTCCAGATGATCCAGGTGGACACCGAGTTGGTCGCCCGCTCCAACAGGGGCGTCGTCCCGTGCAGTCCGTACGTCGCCCAGCCGAGCAGCAGCCCGAAGGC from Streptomyces sp. NBC_01288 carries:
- a CDS encoding DUF6518 family protein — protein: MTTATASRCDTPVTVLTATAAFGLLLGWATYGLHGTTPLLERATNSVSTWIIWTAAAGALIRARRLAVWGGAVMMLATCGGYYAASTLGETFGAGGLGTAAVWSVAGLAGGPLLGWAGWTLRRGRGDVRAVAGAVIATVVLGEALWLALALHYWGEAVVFLAAGALLTALLTVYLARAGVHRYWLCAVLAPVGGLAFYLAEQGILGGLLGSV